The proteins below are encoded in one region of Neofelis nebulosa isolate mNeoNeb1 chromosome 17, mNeoNeb1.pri, whole genome shotgun sequence:
- the CA7 gene encoding carbonic anhydrase 7 isoform X2, translated as MTGHHGWGYGQNDGPSQWHKLYPIAQGDRQSPINIVSSQAVYSPSLKPLELSYEACISLSITNNGHSVQVDFNDSDDRTVVTGGPLDGPYRLKQFHFHWGKKHSVGSEHTVDGKSFPSELHLVHWNAKKYSTFGEAASAPDGLAVVGVFLETGDEHPSMNRLTDALYMVRFKGTKAQFSCFNPKCLLPASRHYWTYPGSLTTPPLSESVTWIVLREPISISERQMEKFRSLLFTSEDDERIHMVNNFRPPQPLKGRVVKASFQA; from the exons GCCCCTCACAGTGGCACAAGCTGTATCCCATTGCCCAGGGAGACCGCCAGTCACCAATCAACATCGTGTCCAGCCAGGCTGTGTATTCACCCAGTCTGAAGCCACTGGAGCTTTCCTACGAGGCCTGCATATCCCTCAGCATCACCAACAATGGCCACTCTGTTCAAGTGGACTTCAATGACAGCGACGACCGAACTG TGGTGACTGGGGGGCCCTTGGACGGGCCATACCGACTCAAACAGTTCCATTTCCACTGGGGCAAGAAACACAGTGTGGGCTCAGAGCACACGGTGGATGGCAAGTCGTTCCCCAGCGAG CTGCACCTCGTTCACTGGAACGCCAAGAAGTATAGCACCTTTGGGGAGGCAGCCTCAGCGCCCGATGGCCTGGCTGTGGTCGGTGTCTTCTTGGAG ACAGGGGATGAGCACCCCAGCATGAACCGTCTGACAGACGCGCTCTACATGGTTCGGTTTAAG GGAACCAAGGCCCAGTTCAGCTGCTTCAACCCCAAGTGCCTCCTGCCTGCCAGCCGGCACTACTGGACCTACCCGGGCTCCCTGACAACGCCCCCGCTGAGCGAGAGTGTCACCTGGATCGTGCTCCGGGAACCTATCAGCATCTCTGAGAGGCAG ATGGAGAAGTTCCGGAGCCTGCTTTTCACCTCAGAGGATGATGAGAGGATTCACATGGTAAACAACTTCCGGCCGCCACAGCCACTGAAGGGCCGTGTGGTCAAGGCCTCTTTCCAGGCCTGA
- the CA7 gene encoding carbonic anhydrase 7 isoform X1, whose translation MSPGEFPRGSVRALLLAGPSQWHKLYPIAQGDRQSPINIVSSQAVYSPSLKPLELSYEACISLSITNNGHSVQVDFNDSDDRTVVTGGPLDGPYRLKQFHFHWGKKHSVGSEHTVDGKSFPSELHLVHWNAKKYSTFGEAASAPDGLAVVGVFLETGDEHPSMNRLTDALYMVRFKGTKAQFSCFNPKCLLPASRHYWTYPGSLTTPPLSESVTWIVLREPISISERQMEKFRSLLFTSEDDERIHMVNNFRPPQPLKGRVVKASFQA comes from the exons GCCCCTCACAGTGGCACAAGCTGTATCCCATTGCCCAGGGAGACCGCCAGTCACCAATCAACATCGTGTCCAGCCAGGCTGTGTATTCACCCAGTCTGAAGCCACTGGAGCTTTCCTACGAGGCCTGCATATCCCTCAGCATCACCAACAATGGCCACTCTGTTCAAGTGGACTTCAATGACAGCGACGACCGAACTG TGGTGACTGGGGGGCCCTTGGACGGGCCATACCGACTCAAACAGTTCCATTTCCACTGGGGCAAGAAACACAGTGTGGGCTCAGAGCACACGGTGGATGGCAAGTCGTTCCCCAGCGAG CTGCACCTCGTTCACTGGAACGCCAAGAAGTATAGCACCTTTGGGGAGGCAGCCTCAGCGCCCGATGGCCTGGCTGTGGTCGGTGTCTTCTTGGAG ACAGGGGATGAGCACCCCAGCATGAACCGTCTGACAGACGCGCTCTACATGGTTCGGTTTAAG GGAACCAAGGCCCAGTTCAGCTGCTTCAACCCCAAGTGCCTCCTGCCTGCCAGCCGGCACTACTGGACCTACCCGGGCTCCCTGACAACGCCCCCGCTGAGCGAGAGTGTCACCTGGATCGTGCTCCGGGAACCTATCAGCATCTCTGAGAGGCAG ATGGAGAAGTTCCGGAGCCTGCTTTTCACCTCAGAGGATGATGAGAGGATTCACATGGTAAACAACTTCCGGCCGCCACAGCCACTGAAGGGCCGTGTGGTCAAGGCCTCTTTCCAGGCCTGA